One Thermococcus kodakarensis KOD1 genomic window carries:
- a CDS encoding ABC transporter ATP-binding protein, which yields MGTYVIETNKLTKFFGKRNVVYHLNLKVPKGVVYGFLGPNGAGKTTTIKMLTGALRPTYGEIRIFGLRMPNDRVEIMKRVGYMPEVPIAYEDMTIFEFLVYMGRLAGMKKEDAMEQAKELMEYAGIGKLAMNRIGELSSGQKQRASFAAALMGNPELLILDEPTANLDPLGRMEFIGKVIQLAKAGKTIFISSHIVSEVEKMCNYVGLINRGTMLAQGRVRELASIEEDDYDVLTSDNGKAMAFLREKPYIREAWEEEGILRVKVDPRFLDEFFLAFPKYLVENGIRLKLFRPHTSPLERILMEKFGVGEEV from the coding sequence ATGGGAACTTACGTCATAGAAACAAACAAGCTCACCAAGTTCTTCGGCAAGAGGAACGTAGTGTACCACCTCAACCTCAAAGTGCCTAAGGGGGTCGTTTACGGCTTCCTCGGGCCAAACGGTGCGGGAAAAACGACCACTATAAAGATGCTGACCGGGGCACTGAGGCCTACCTACGGCGAGATACGGATTTTTGGCCTGAGGATGCCCAACGACAGGGTTGAGATCATGAAGCGGGTCGGATACATGCCCGAGGTGCCGATAGCTTATGAAGACATGACGATTTTCGAGTTTCTGGTCTATATGGGCCGCCTGGCTGGTATGAAGAAGGAAGACGCCATGGAGCAGGCGAAGGAGCTTATGGAGTACGCTGGAATTGGTAAGCTGGCCATGAACAGGATTGGGGAGCTTTCCTCCGGTCAGAAGCAGAGGGCGAGCTTCGCCGCGGCGCTGATGGGAAACCCAGAGCTCCTCATACTGGATGAACCAACAGCGAACCTCGACCCCCTCGGGAGAATGGAGTTTATTGGGAAGGTCATCCAGCTCGCCAAGGCAGGCAAGACGATCTTCATAAGCTCCCACATAGTCAGCGAGGTCGAGAAAATGTGCAACTACGTCGGGCTGATAAACCGCGGTACGATGCTCGCCCAGGGCAGGGTCAGGGAGCTTGCGAGCATTGAGGAGGACGACTACGACGTTCTGACCAGCGACAATGGAAAGGCGATGGCGTTCCTGCGTGAGAAGCCCTACATCCGTGAGGCCTGGGAAGAGGAGGGAATCCTCAGGGTCAAAGTTGATCCGCGCTTTCTTGACGAGTTCTTCCTGGCCTTTCCGAAGTACCTCGTGGAAAACGGCATCAGACTGAAGCTCTTCAGGCCGCACACGAGTCCGCTTGAGAGAATCCTGATGGAGAAGTTTGGAGTGGGCGAGGAGGTGTGA